Proteins from one Brassica napus cultivar Da-Ae unplaced genomic scaffold, Da-Ae ScsIHWf_2909;HRSCAF=3694, whole genome shotgun sequence genomic window:
- the LOC125602577 gene encoding uncharacterized protein LOC125602577, whose protein sequence is MGNGLILASESLGDVTTTLEQYGGTNVGVEWSQNEDGMELGEDDHNWKESDEILEFEDEFQDLTDGEDKIMTQEGATEATEENALVRDTADTEAPAMEKKVAPRKPLFSGNVGVHTKKFTQVLMSPRKCVAPKQTGRKGGGGGGAKKMEDKGPLNPKQLPKP, encoded by the coding sequence ATGGGGAATGGTTTGATACTGGCTAGTGAATCTTTAGGTGATGTAACCACAACTCTAGAACAATATGGAGGAACAAATGTAGGGGTGGAATGGTCTCAAAATGAGGATGGAATGGAATTAGGTGAGGATGATCATAATTGGAAAGAGTCTGATGAGATATTGGAATTTGAGGATGAATTTCAGGATCTTACGGATGGTGAGGATAAGATAATGACTCAGGAGGGAGCTACGGAAGCGACTGAAGAAAATGCGCTTGTCAGAGATACAGCCGACACAGAGGCACCTGCAATGGAGAAGAAAGTTGCTCCCCGTAAACCACTATTTTCAGGGAATGTTGGTGTCCATACAAAGAAGTTTACTCAAGTCCTAATGTCGCCGCGTAAATGTGTAGCTCCCAAGCAGACTGGCCGGAAGGGAGGAGGAGGCGGAGGTGCTAAGAAGATGGAAGACAAGGGtcccttaaaccctaaacaactTCCTAAACCTTAA